Proteins found in one Drosophila innubila isolate TH190305 chromosome X, UK_Dinn_1.0, whole genome shotgun sequence genomic segment:
- the LOC117794084 gene encoding uncharacterized protein LOC117794084 yields MSTNVEHNDDTDNLTDGNETLRQIVEDMGYPEKEARRALKYAGNNIEMAVQYLLEGDALEGDEEISEVALQRRNRRRYKQLRKGLMDNPALNDYAIASLMKKSRNAEALRDIVDNHSVQFLSSLLESSSDEEDSNPQQLATKSSM; encoded by the coding sequence ATGTCGACCAATGTGGAACATAATGATGATACCGACAACCTAACCGATGGCAATGAAACGCTGCGTCAGATCGTCGAAGACATGGGCTATCCGGAAAAAGAGGCAAGGCGGGCTCTCAAATATGCCGGCAACAATATCGAGATGGCCGTACAATATCTGCTGGAAGGTGATGCCCTGGAAGGTGACGAGGAGATATCCGAAGTCGCTTTACAGCGACGCAATCGTCGGCGCTATAAACAACTGCGAAAGGGTCTAATGGACAATCCAGCATTAAACGATTATGCCATTGCGTCATTGATGAAGAAGTCCCGAAATGCCGAAGCTTTGCGTGATATCGTCGATAATCATAGTGTGCAGTTTCTGTCGTCTTTGCTGGAATCATCGTCCGATGAGGAGGATTCAAATCCACAGCAGCTAGCTACTAAATCCAGCATGTAG
- the LOC117794082 gene encoding histidine--tRNA ligase, cytoplasmic isoform X1 translates to MLRSIGRQWRCSAALQCRCLNSDRRQQPLAPSSVERALSTSVGQQQVKAQQQQQQQLQEQQQQMHKIDEEVSRLLALKAKLGGDAAPTNQKFTLKTPKGTRDYAPQQMTLRQGVLDKIIQVFKRHGGEAIDTPVFELKEVLTGKYGEDSKLIYDLKDQGGEILSMRYDLTVPLARYLAMNKISSIKRYHIAKVYRRDNPAMTRGRYREFYQCDFDIAGTYDPMLADAECVKIVAEILDTLDIGDYVIKLNHRQLLDGMFEACGVPAKDFRAICSAVDKLDKSPWEEVRKEMVDEKGLDGDTADKIGEYVRLSGGKELVEQLLSDPKLKAVPNAVKGLEGMQLLLNYCALFGLESRISFDLSLARGLDYYTGVIYEGVLKAEPGAVGSPVKASPVLENGKAVTEQGSGGTVGSVAGGGRYDNLVGMFDPRGKAVPCVGVSIGVERIFAVLEAKFAATKVKLRTNDVEVYVASAHKGLHEQRLRVLNQLWDAGIKAEHSYKLNPKLLAQLQHCEEHQIPLAIVLGDAELAQGVVKLRDVTTRQESTVPLAELPNEIRSRLKE, encoded by the exons ATGTTGCGTTCAATTGGCCGCCAGTGGCGCTGTAGTGCTGCGTTACAGTGTCGTTGCCTTAATTCTGATCGCCGGCAGCAGCCGCTGGCGCCATCTAGCGTCGAGCGCGCGTTATCAACATCGGttggacaacaacaagtcaaagcacaacagcaacaacaacaacaattacaagaacaacaacaacaaatgcataaG ATCGATGAGGAGGTGTCACGTCTGTTGGCCTTGAAGGCCAAACTCGGTGGCGATGCGGCGCCAACGAATCAAAAGTTCACCTTGAAGACGCCAAAAGGAACACGCGACTATGCGCCACAACAGATGACGTTGCGTCAAGGTGTGCTCGACAAGATCATCCAGGTGTTTAAGCGTCACGGCGGCGAGGCCATCGATACGCCCGTTTTTGAGCTCAAG GAGGTACTAACGGGCAAATATGGCGAGGACTCGAAGCTCATTTATGATCTAAAAGATCAGGGCGGCGAGATATTATCGATGCGTTATGACTTGACCGTTCCCCTGGCTCGCTATCTGGCCATGAACAAGATATCCAGCATTAAACGATATCACATTGCCAAGGTCTATCGGCGTGACAATCCGGCGATGACACGTGGTCGCTATCGTGAGTTCTATCAATGTGATTTCGATATTGCCGGCACCTATGATCCCATGTTGGCGGATGCCGAATGCGTTAAGATTGTTGCCGAAATTCTCGATACCCTTGATATTGGCGACTATGTGATTAAGCTGAATCATCGCCAGCTATTGGATGGCATGTTTGAGGCATGTGGCGTTCCCGCAAAGGACTTCCGTGCCATCTGCTCTGCGGTCGACAAGTTGGACAAG TCACCGTGGGAGGAAGTGCGCAAGGAAATGGTTGATGAGAAGGGTCTGGATGGCGACACGGCCGACAAGATTGGCGAGTATGTGCGTCTTAGCGGTGGCAAAGAGCTTGTTGAGCAGCTGCTGTCGGATCCAAAGCTCAAGGCGGTACCCAATGCTGTCAAGGGACTCGAGGgaatgcagctgctgctcaacTACTGTGCTCTCTTTGGACTCGAGTCGCGCATTAGCTTCGATTTGAGTCTGGCCCGTGGCCTCGACTATTATACGGGTGTCATCTACGAGGGTGTACTTAAGGCTGAGCCTGGCGCTGTCGGTTCACCCGTTAAAGCATCGCCAGTGCTTGAGAATGGAAAGGCAGTGACGGAACAGGGAAGTGGCGGTACCGTTGGATCTGTCGCCGGCGGCGGACGCTATGATAATTTGGTTGGCATGTTCGATCCACGCGGCAAGGCTGTCCCCTGTGTGGGTGTCTCCATTGGCGTGGAGCGCATCTTTGCGGTGCTGGAAGCCAAATTTGCGGCCACCAAAGTCAAGTTGCGCACTAACGATGTGGAGGTGTATGTGGCATCCGCTCACAAGGGTCTACACGAGCAGCGATTACGCGTGCTCAATCAGCTTTGGGATGCAGGCATTAAG GCGGAGCATTCCTACAAACTGAATCCCAAACTTCTGGCCCAATTGCAACATTGCGAGGAGCATCAAATACCTTTGGCCATCGTCTTGGGCGATGCCGAGTTGGCCCAAGGTGTGGTCAAGCTACGTGACGTGACCACGCGGCAGGAGTCCACCGTCCCGCTGGCGGAGCTGCCCAACGAGATTCGTAGCCGTCTGAAGGAATAG
- the LOC117793307 gene encoding scoloptoxin SSD14 has protein sequence MRLVMNKKVIIWLVIAALLVTGLTLGLVFGLRSRDTRYLTGAVVSNGIGCAEVGGNMLQDGGSAVDAAIATLLCEGIMLPQSMGIGGGFVATIYTRRTGKVETVIARESAPAAAHKEMFVGQKEVTGAMSGAVPGEILGYWEMHQKYGRLPWKNLFQPSIKLARDGHVVSRYLAAAIKSKLKQIQKDPALSKMFLDDQGKPYVEHDYIKRTSLADTLERIANNGAGEFYGGHTGIKFVEDIKRLGGIITLDDLKNFKVRWDSDNHISAKVSGGLTLYTTPLPSSGPILAFMLNVMSDLDTDDEEIFWHRVVETFKHAYGQRSNLGDYENDPVYGPSIKKTLDKMLGPELVKHVRELIKDTSTSQDYLHYGANFTVEPDHGTAHMNVLAPNGDAIAVTSTVNTYFGAKVASPQTGIILNDEMDDFSTPGVINSFGVPSSPANYIHPHKRPMSSMNPSIVIDKNGDVRLLVGAAGGTRITTSVAAVILKYLIRDDSIRNAVNDGRLHHQLIPMRVDYESVASKNVVDYLKKVGHTTVENLGDGGFAAVTAIGALDEPEPIFDRRRVGSVYTVHLGNKMKH, from the exons atgag GCTTGTCATGAACAAGAAGGTTATAATATGGCTGGTGATTGCAGCTCTCCTAGTCACTGGTTTGACGCTGGGCCTCGTATTTGGACTGAGATCGCGGGACACGCGCTATTTAACTGGCGCCGTTGTTTCCAACGGCATTGGATGTGCCGAGGTTGGCGGTAACATGTTGCAGGATGGTGGCTCTGCAGTCGATGCTGCCATTGCCACACTACTCTGTGAGGGCATCATGTTGCCACAATCGATGGGCATCGGTGGTGGCTTTGTGGCAACCATTTATACGCGTCGCACTGGCAAAGTGGAAACCGTCATTGCACGTGAATCGGCACCGGCAGCGGCTCACAAGGAGATGTTCGTTGGCCAAAAGGAGGTAACGGGTGCCATGTCCGGTGCTGTGCCCGGCGAGATCCTTGGCTACTGGGAAATGCATCAGAAATACGGTCGTCTGCCATGGAAGAATCTATTCCAGCCATCCATTAAATTGGCCCGCGACGGTCATGTTGTCTCACGTTATCTGGCCGCCGCCATCAAGTCCAAGTTGAAGCAAATTCAAAAAGATCCAGCTCTATCCAAAATGTTTCTCGATGACCAAGGTAAGCCCTATGTGGAGCATGATTACATAAAACGCACCTCATTGGCCGATACGCTGGAACGAATTGCCAACAATGGTGCTGGCGAGTTCTATGGAGGACATACGGGCATCAAGTTTGTTGAGGACATTAAACGTTTGGGTGGCATCATAACTCTGGATGATCTAAAGAACTTCAA AGTACGCTGGGATAGCGATAATCATATATCGGCAAAGGTGAGCGGTGGACTTACACTATATACAACTCCTCTACCATCAAGCGGACCGATCCTCGCATTCATGCTGAATGTGATGAGCGATCTTGATACGGATGATGAAGAAATTTTCTGGCACCGAGTTGTGGAGACATTTAAGCATGCATATGGACAGCGCTCCAATTTGGGTGACTATGAAAACGATCCGGTGTATGGTCCGAGCATAAAGAAGACGCTGGATAAAATGCTTGGCCCTGAGCTGGTAAAGCACGTGAGGGAGCTAATTAAGGATACATCGACATCGCAGGATTATTTGCATTATGGTGCCAATTTCACTGTTGAACCGGATCACGGTACCGCCCATATGAATGTCCTGGCACCCAATGGTGATGCTATAGCCGTTACAAGTACCGTTAACACCTA TTTTGGTGCCAAGGTGGCGTCTCCGCAAACGGGAATCATTTTGAATGACGAAATGGATGATTTCTCCACACCGGGTGTTATCAACAGTTTTGGGGTACCCTCATCGCCCGCAAACTACATTCATCCCCACAAACGGCCCATGTCTTCTATGAATCCATCCATAGTAATCGATAAGAATGGCGATGTGCGCTTATTAGTAGGTGCTGCTGGCGGCACCAGGATCACAACGAGTGTAGCAGCG gTTATATTGAAGTATCTCATTCGTGACGATAGTATAAGAAATGCCGTCAATGATGGACGTCTTCATCATCAACTGATACCCATGCGGGTTGATTATGAGTCTGTTGCAAGCAAAAACGTGGTCGATTATCTCAAAAAAGTGGGTCATACGACGGTTGAAAATCTCGGTGACGGAGGATTTGCGGCAGTTACTGCAATCGGTGCACTGGACGAGCCGGAGCCAATCTTTGATCGTCGTCGTGTTGGCAGCGTCTACACCGTACATTTgggaaataaaatgaaacattAG
- the LOC117794082 gene encoding histidine--tRNA ligase, cytoplasmic isoform X2, whose amino-acid sequence MSDTREQILEQIKLQGDLVRQLKASKESKEKIDEEVSRLLALKAKLGGDAAPTNQKFTLKTPKGTRDYAPQQMTLRQGVLDKIIQVFKRHGGEAIDTPVFELKEVLTGKYGEDSKLIYDLKDQGGEILSMRYDLTVPLARYLAMNKISSIKRYHIAKVYRRDNPAMTRGRYREFYQCDFDIAGTYDPMLADAECVKIVAEILDTLDIGDYVIKLNHRQLLDGMFEACGVPAKDFRAICSAVDKLDKSPWEEVRKEMVDEKGLDGDTADKIGEYVRLSGGKELVEQLLSDPKLKAVPNAVKGLEGMQLLLNYCALFGLESRISFDLSLARGLDYYTGVIYEGVLKAEPGAVGSPVKASPVLENGKAVTEQGSGGTVGSVAGGGRYDNLVGMFDPRGKAVPCVGVSIGVERIFAVLEAKFAATKVKLRTNDVEVYVASAHKGLHEQRLRVLNQLWDAGIKAEHSYKLNPKLLAQLQHCEEHQIPLAIVLGDAELAQGVVKLRDVTTRQESTVPLAELPNEIRSRLKE is encoded by the exons ATGAGTGATACGCGTGAACAGATTTTGGaacaaatcaaattacaaGGCGATCTCGTGCGTCAGCTGAAAGCATCGAAGGAGTCTAAAGAGAAG ATCGATGAGGAGGTGTCACGTCTGTTGGCCTTGAAGGCCAAACTCGGTGGCGATGCGGCGCCAACGAATCAAAAGTTCACCTTGAAGACGCCAAAAGGAACACGCGACTATGCGCCACAACAGATGACGTTGCGTCAAGGTGTGCTCGACAAGATCATCCAGGTGTTTAAGCGTCACGGCGGCGAGGCCATCGATACGCCCGTTTTTGAGCTCAAG GAGGTACTAACGGGCAAATATGGCGAGGACTCGAAGCTCATTTATGATCTAAAAGATCAGGGCGGCGAGATATTATCGATGCGTTATGACTTGACCGTTCCCCTGGCTCGCTATCTGGCCATGAACAAGATATCCAGCATTAAACGATATCACATTGCCAAGGTCTATCGGCGTGACAATCCGGCGATGACACGTGGTCGCTATCGTGAGTTCTATCAATGTGATTTCGATATTGCCGGCACCTATGATCCCATGTTGGCGGATGCCGAATGCGTTAAGATTGTTGCCGAAATTCTCGATACCCTTGATATTGGCGACTATGTGATTAAGCTGAATCATCGCCAGCTATTGGATGGCATGTTTGAGGCATGTGGCGTTCCCGCAAAGGACTTCCGTGCCATCTGCTCTGCGGTCGACAAGTTGGACAAG TCACCGTGGGAGGAAGTGCGCAAGGAAATGGTTGATGAGAAGGGTCTGGATGGCGACACGGCCGACAAGATTGGCGAGTATGTGCGTCTTAGCGGTGGCAAAGAGCTTGTTGAGCAGCTGCTGTCGGATCCAAAGCTCAAGGCGGTACCCAATGCTGTCAAGGGACTCGAGGgaatgcagctgctgctcaacTACTGTGCTCTCTTTGGACTCGAGTCGCGCATTAGCTTCGATTTGAGTCTGGCCCGTGGCCTCGACTATTATACGGGTGTCATCTACGAGGGTGTACTTAAGGCTGAGCCTGGCGCTGTCGGTTCACCCGTTAAAGCATCGCCAGTGCTTGAGAATGGAAAGGCAGTGACGGAACAGGGAAGTGGCGGTACCGTTGGATCTGTCGCCGGCGGCGGACGCTATGATAATTTGGTTGGCATGTTCGATCCACGCGGCAAGGCTGTCCCCTGTGTGGGTGTCTCCATTGGCGTGGAGCGCATCTTTGCGGTGCTGGAAGCCAAATTTGCGGCCACCAAAGTCAAGTTGCGCACTAACGATGTGGAGGTGTATGTGGCATCCGCTCACAAGGGTCTACACGAGCAGCGATTACGCGTGCTCAATCAGCTTTGGGATGCAGGCATTAAG GCGGAGCATTCCTACAAACTGAATCCCAAACTTCTGGCCCAATTGCAACATTGCGAGGAGCATCAAATACCTTTGGCCATCGTCTTGGGCGATGCCGAGTTGGCCCAAGGTGTGGTCAAGCTACGTGACGTGACCACGCGGCAGGAGTCCACCGTCCCGCTGGCGGAGCTGCCCAACGAGATTCGTAGCCGTCTGAAGGAATAG
- the LOC117784639 gene encoding uncharacterized protein LOC117784639, with translation MKNNNRNSQHQQRNIKLQTFDKSNADADHVHRTLERKLNYLSESNHVTASSRPFRRRGQRSSEGGSVGHNHKRKHGKKTSQMKLKDEGTTNVGHPKISTIANFLQSPRRNGLSPRDIIEEEGEEEDDDGKLSRSIQDELIMGQTNLRSNLSIKHMHKPTYSCSSCGAQFHIKSLLGAHRRTHDDDFKVRFRGRRARESNTTLTAAGKQCRFCDRYFDLERALHIHQLCHCNKITPQQRRKLGYTDLAHEKKNTPLPNFQRMPRGTLPAPTTPDPNMPYVALGPAAIKMIEQEQQQQKAKRRSTKYTVKVAGPMGRWR, from the exons ATGAAGAATAACAACAGAAACTCTCAGCATCAACAGCGCAACATCAAGTTGCAAACATTTGACAAGTCTAACGCGGATGCTGACCATGTCCACAGAACGCTCGAGCGTAAACTAAACTATCTGTCTGAGTCCAATCACGTCACAGCCTCCTCCCGGCCATTTCGGCGTCGTGGTCAACGATCCAGTGAAGGAGGCAGCGTTGGCCACAATCACAAGCGAAAACATGGCAAGAAGACATCACAGATGAAACTAAAGGATGAGGGAACGACCAACGTTGGACACCCAAAAATTTCCACCATTGCCA ACTTCTTGCAGTCACCGCGTCGCAATGGACTGTCGCCCCGTGACATAATCGAGGAGGAGGGCGAGGAGGAGGACGACGATGGCAAATTGAGTCGTTCGATACAGGACGAGTTGATCATGGGCCAGACAAATCTACGTAGCAATTTGAGCATCAAGCACATGCACAAGCCCACATACAGTTGCAGCTCCTGTGGCGCCCAATTCCATATCAAATCTTTGCTGGGCGCCCATCGTCGCACCCACGACGATGACTTCAAGGTGCGTTTCCGGGGCAGACGGGCACGGGAGAGCAACACGACACTTACAGCTGCTGGGAAACAGTGCAGGTTTTGTGATCGCTACTTTGATCTGGAGCGGGCGTTGCACATTCACCAATTGTGCCACTGCAACAAGATAACGCCACAGCAGCGACGTAAACTTGGCTATACGGATCTGGCGCACGAGAAGAAAAACACGCCGTTGCCAAACTTTCAACGGATGCCGAGGGGCACGTTGCCGGCACCCACAACCCCGGATCCGAATATGCCGTATGTGGCACTTGGCCCCGCTGCCATCAAGATGATTgaacaggagcaacagcagcagaaggcCAAGAGGCGTTCAACCAAATACACGGTTAAAGTTGCCGGACCAATGGGACGTTGGCGTTAA